The following nucleotide sequence is from Actinomycetes bacterium.
AGCTCGACGTCGTTGCTGCACTGGACGCGGCGGATGATCGAGGTGCGCAAGCAGAACCCGGCGTTCGGCCTGGGCACCTGGGAGGACATGGGCGGCAGCAACCCGTCGGTGCTGTCGTTCGTCCGCGAGTTCGGCGACGACATCGTGCTCTGCGTCAACAACCTCTCCCGCTTCCCGCAGCCGGTCGAGCTCGACCTCCGACGCTGGGAGCGCTACCAGCCGATCGAGCTGCTCGGCACCGTGCACTTCCCGCTGATCGGCGAGCTGCCCTACCTGCTCACCCTGGCCGGGCACGGGTTCTACTGGTTCCGGCTCAACCCGCCGGAGGGAGAGAGCTGATGGCAGCCCGGCTCGACACCGAGGTCCTGGCAGGTCACCTCGCCAACCAGCGCTGGTTCGCCGGCAAGGGCCGCGCCTGGTCCGTCACCGACGTGCGGACGGTCGCTGAGCTGCGCGCACCGGGTCCGGACGCGCCGGGGGTCCGCATCGACCTCATCCAGGTCACCTACGACGACGGGGGCACCGAGACCTACCAGCAGCCGCTCACGTCCTACCCGGCCGAGGCGGAGCACCTGTCGCACGCCTTCGTCGGCAACGAGGACGACGGAGCCGGCGGCACCCGCTGGCTGTACGACGCGCTGCACGACAAGGACAGCACCAGCCTGTGGATCGAGGGCATCGCCACCGGGCGGATCGGCCCCGGCTACGCCTTCCACCGCGAGCCGACGGCGACCGGGCTGCCCCCTGGCGGCCCGTCGATCGTGGTCGGCGCGGAGCAGAGCAACACCTCGCTCATCTTCGGCGACACGTTGATCCTCAAGGTGTTCCGCAAGGTCTCGCCCGGGCTCAACCCGGACATCGAGATGCACTCCGCCCTCGCCGCCGCGGGCAGCACGCACATCGCCGCCCCTCTGGGCTGGCTCGAGGGCGTGTGGGAGCGCAGTGACGGCGAGCCGACGACGGCCAGCCTGGCGATGTCGCAGGAGTTCCTCAAGGGCGCGACCGACGGCTGGGAGCTCGCCCTGACCAGCGTGCGTGACCTCTACGCCGACGCCGACCTGCACGCCGACGAGGTGGGCGGCGACTTCGCCGGCGAGGCGCACCGCCTCGGTGCGGCCACCGCCGAGGTGCACGCCGCCCTCGCCCGCGTCCTGCCCACCGGCCGGCTCGAGGGCAAGGAGCTGGCCGCGCTGGCCGACGGCATGCGCTCCCGGCTGGACCGCGCAGCCGCCGAGGTGAGCGACCTGGCGCCGTACGCCGACGCCTTGCGCAGTGCGTTCGACGACGTCGCGGCCGTCGACGAGCCGGTCCCCGTGCAGCGGATCCACGGCGACTTCCACCTCGGCCAGGTCATGCGCACGCTGCTGGGCTGGAAGCTGCTGGACTTCGAGGGCGAGCCGGCCCGCCCGCTCGACGAGCGACGGCGCCTGGAGACGCCGGTCAAGGACGTGGCCGGCATGCTGCGGTCCTTCGACTACGCGGCGCGGCACCTGCTCGCCGACCACCCGGCCGACCTGCAGCGCGCGTACCGCGCCACCGAGTGGGCAGAGCGCAACCGCGACGCTTTCCTCACCGGCTACGCCGAGGCAGGGGGCGAGGACCCGCGTCGGCAGCCGGTGCTGCTCCGCGCGTTCGAGACCGACAAGGCGGTCTACGAGGTCCTCTACGAGGCGCGCAACCGACCGACCTGGCTGCACATCCCGATGGCGGCCATCGACCGGCTCGCCGGCGAGCACAGAGACGGGTGAGACGACAGTGACCCAGCAGCGCCAGAGCGTCGGCGGACCGGCGGCCCAGCCGCCCGTCGCGCCGGCCGCCACCGAGGACCTGCACCGGCTCGTCTCGGGCACCCACCACGACCCGCACGCGCTGCTCGGGCCGCACCTGCACGGTGGCGCGGTCACGGTCCGCGCCCTGCGTCCCTGGGCAACCTCGGTGGCCGTGCTGGTCGGCGACGTGCGCCACGAGCTGCGCCACGAGAGCTACGGCGTCTGGGTCGGCGTGCTGCCCGGCGCGACGGTCCCCGACTACCGCCTCGAGGTCGCCTACGACGGTCCGCCGCGGGTCGTCGACGACCCCTACCGCTTCCTCCCCACCCTCGGGGAGATCGACCTGCACCTGATCGGCGAGGGCCGCCACGAGGAGCTGTGGCGGGTGCTCGGCGCCCACACCCGCACCTACGACGGCATCGCCGGGACCGTGCACGGCACGTCCTTCGCGGTGTGGGCGCCCAGCGCGCAGGGCGTCCGGCTCACCGGCGACTTCAACTACTGGGACGGCCGCGCGCACCCGATGCGGGCGATGGGGTCGACCGGCGTGTGGGAGCTGTTCGTCCCCGGAATCGGCGACGGCGCGCACTACAAGTACGACGTGCTCGGCCAGGACGGCGTCTGGCGGCAGAAGGCCGACCCGGTCGCCTTCCGCGCCGAGGTGCCGCCGGCCACCGCCTCCGTCGTCTTCTCCTCGGACTACGAGTGGGGCGACGACGCGTGGATGCGGGACCGTCGTGAGCGCGACCCGATCAACGGCCCGATGAGCACCTACGAGGTGCACCTCGGGTCCTGGCGGCAGGGACTGGGCTACCGCGAGCTCGCCGACGAGCTGGTCGGCCACGTGCAGTACCTCGGCTTCACCCACGTGGAGCTGCTCCCGGTGGCCGAGCACCCGTTCGGCGGCTCCTGGGGCTACCAGGTGTCGTCCTACTTCGCGCCGACGTCGCGCTTCGGGTCGCCCGACGACTTCCGCTACCTGGTGGACCGGCTGCACCAGGCGGGCATCGGGGTCATCATCGACTGGGTGCCGGCGCACTTCCCCAAGGACGCGTGGGCACTCGCCCGGTTCGACGGGACGGCGCTCTACGAGCACCCCGACCCCCGGCGGGGCGAGCAGCTGGACTGGGGGACGTACGTCTTCAACTTCGGCCGCACCGAGGTGCGCAACTTCCTCGTCTCCAACGCGCTGTACTGGCTCGAGGAGTACCACATCGACGGGCTGCGGGTGGACGCCGTCGCGTCGATGCTCTACCTCGACTACTCGCGCGAGCCCGGCGAGTGGGTACCCAACGAGTTTGGAGGGCGGGAGAACCTCGAGGCGGTGTCGTTCCTGCAGGAGATGAACGCGACGGCCTACAAGCGGGTGCCGGGCATCGTGACGATCGCCGAGGAGTCGACCGCGTGGCCGGGCGTCACCCGGCCCACGCACCTGGGCGGGCTGGGCTTCGGCTTCAAGTGGAACATGGGCTGGATGCACGACTCGCTCGACTACGTGTCGCACGAGCCGGTCTACCGGCAGTACCACCACCACCAGATGACGTTCTCGATGATGTACGCCTACTCCGAGAACTACGTGCTGCCGATCAGCCACGACGAGGTGGTGCACGGCAAGGGCTCGCTGCTGCGCAAGATGCCCGGTGACCGGTGGCAGCAGCTGGCCAACCTGCGGGCGTACCTCGCCTTCATGTGGGCCCACCCCGGGAAGCAGCTGCTCTTCATGGGCTCGGAGTTCGGCCAGGAGTCGGAGTGGGCCGAGTCGCGCTCGCTGGACTGGTGGCTGACCGACAACCCCGACCACCGCGGCGTGCAGACGATGGTCAGCGACATGAACGCCGTCTACCGCGACTCCCCCGCGCTCTGGTCGCAGGACGTCGACCCAGACGGTTTCCAGTGGATCGATGCCAACGACGCCGGCAACAACGTGTTCTCCTTCCTGCGTTGGGGCTCCGACGGGTCGGCCGTGGCGTGCATCGCCAACTTCTCGGCCGTCCCGCACGAGGGCTACCGGGTCGGCCTGCCAACCGCCGGCCGCTGGGACGAGGTGCTCAACACCGACGCCGAGACGTACGTCGGCAGCGGCGTCGGCAACCTTGGCGCGGTCGAGGCGGACGGCGACGGCTGGCACGCCCAGCCCGCCTCGGCGACGCTCCGGGTGCCGCCGCTGGGCACGGTCTGGCTGCGCCGAGCCGCAGGCTGACCTGGGCCCGGAACGGCTGGTTCCCGTGATGGCCGTCCGGCTGGTCTACGAGACCCACTCGACGACGCTCGACAACGAGGCCGGCGTCTGCACCGGATGGCAGCCGGGTTCGCTGTCCGCCGCCGGCATCCGCAACGCGGAGCAGCTCGGCACTCGCCGCCGTGACGACGGGATCGACCTGGTGGTCTCGTCCGACCTGCACCGCGCGGTGCAGACGGTCGACATCGCCTTCGCGGACAGCCCGGTGCCCCGGCGGACCGACCCCCGGCTGCGCGAGGTCGACTTCGGCGAGCTCACCGGGGCCCCGATCGACGTCGTGCACGCGCAGCGGCGGCGGCGGGTGGACGTGCCCTTCCCCGGCGGCCAGAGCTACCGGCAGGTGGTCGAGGGAGTGCGAGAGCTGCTCGGCGAGCTCGCACGGGACCACGACGGCGAGCGCATGCTGCTGGTCGGGCACGCCGCCACCCGCTACGCCCTGGACCACCTGCTGACCGGACGACCCCTCGCTCGCGCGGCCGCCGCACCCTTCGCCTGGCGCGAGGGCTGGGAGTACGTCCTCGAGGACCGGCTGCCCACCATCGAGGTGCTGGACGGGCCCGGCGCGCTGGCCGTCCTCGACGAGCTCAACCAGGTCTACCGGACGGCCTTCGCCCGCGAGCCCTATGCCGAGTCGGACGAGCGGGTGCGTCAGATCATGACGGAGCAGCTGCCGAGGCATGCCGGGTGGGAGGGCTTCCGGTGCGCGGTCGTCCGCGAGCGCGGTCGGCTGCTCGGCTTCTGCTACGGCTTCACCGGACGGGCCGGCCAGTGGTGGACCGACCAGGTGACCGCCCGGGTGTCCGAGGCACTGGCCCGGGAGTGGATGGGCGGCCACCTCGAGGTGGTCGAGCTCGCCGTGGACCCGGTCGCCCAGGGCCGCGGCTTCGGCGCCGCCCTGGTGGACCTGCTGCTCGAGGGCGCCGAGGAGGAGCGGGCCCTGCTGTGCACCTGGCCGCGCGGCGACGGTCGGCTGCCGGCCCCGCGGCTCTACGCGCGGCTCGGCTGGGAGCTGCTGCAGGAGGAGGTCCTGCCGGACCGCGACCTGTGGGGAGTCCGCATCCACGGCTGAACGAACGTTTGGCGGCGGGCTGCGCGGACAGGATCCATCCCAGTTGCCCCTGCCCGCACACCCACCTGTCGAACGGAGCTCCCGTGAACACGCGCACCATCGCGATCCTCGCGCTCGTCATCGCCGTCGTCCTGCTCATCATCTTCCTGGTCTGAGCCGACCACCCACGACCGTCGCCAAGGCCGCCCCGGCAGGTCCGGGGCGGCCTTCGGCGTCTCTCAGAACAGGGCGTTGGCCAGCGCGGTCCGAGCCCGGGCCACCCGCTCGTCCTGGCTCCCGACCAGCTCGAAGAGCCCGACCAGGTGGGTGCGCGCCGCGTCGCGGTCGTCGCCGCTGCTGCGGGCGACCAGGTCGACCAGCCGGGCGAACGCCTCCTCGACGTGCCCGTCGAGCAGGTCCAGGTCCGCCGCCGCCGCCTGCGCCGCCACGTCGTCCGGCGCCTCGGCCGCCCGGGCCCGCGCCGCCGCCGGGTCCACACCCTGGGTACGTCGCATCAGCTCGACCTGGCCGAGCCCCGCCTGGGCGTCGGCGTCGGCGGGGTCGTCGGCGAGGAGGGCCCGGTAGGCGGCCGCCGCCGCGTCCAGGTCGCCGCGCTCGATCGCGTCGTAGGCCTCGTCGTACCGGGGGTCGGCCGCCGGCTCCTCGTCCACGACCGGCTCGGTCTCCCCCCCAACGACCCGCCCGGTGACCCCGTTGGCCTCGGCCACCTTGAGCAGCTCGTCCAGGTACTGCCGCACCTGCGCCTCGGGCAGGGCGCCCTCGAAGAGCGGGATCGGCTGGCCCTTGACCACGGCGAACACCGCCGGGATGCCCTGCACCTGGAAGGCCTGACCGAGCCGGGGGTTGGCGTCCACGTCGATCTTGGCGAGCAGCCATCGGCCCTGGTCCGCGTCGGCCAGCCGCTCGAGCACCGGGCTCAGCTGCTTGCACGGGCCGCACCAGTCGGCCCAGAAGTCGATGACCACGGGCACCGTCATCGACTGCTCGACCACGACGGCCTGGAAGTCGGCCTCGGTGACGTCGACGACCACGCCGCCCGGGACGGGGGCGGGCCCTGCAGGTCCGGCCGCCGGCCGGGCGGCCAGCGCCGACAGGTCGACGGCGCCGTACGGGTTGAAGGTCGGCTGGCTCATGCCCCCATCATCGCCGATGTCATCCGGGGCCGCCGCGGGCGTGCCGGCCGCGGCCCGTCGGCTGCTGGACCTCGTCGGCCGGCTCGTCCACCGGTCGCAGGTCGAGGACGTGCTCCGGCACGGCCGGGTCACGAGGCCGGCCGTCCTCGTCGTACACGACGTCGAGCACCGCGGCCAGCGCAGCCGTCCACCGCTCCCGCTCGGCCCGCGGCCAGGCCGCGCCGTCCGCCGGCATCACGGCCAGCAGCTCGCGGACGAGGGCGTGCACGTCAGATGTCCCTGGCTCCGCTCGGTCCGCTCAGAACCGCGGAGGCTCGCGGTAGTCGCCCCACTCGGCGCGCAGCGCATCGCAGATCTCGCCCAGGGTCGCCTCGGCGCGGACCGCGTCGAGCATCGGCGGGACCAGGTTGCCGTCCCCGCGCGCCACCTCGACCATGCGGCGCAGCGAGCCGGCGATGGCCTCCTGGTCGCGGCCCGCGCGGCGGTCGGCGAGGACGCGGTTCTGCTGCCGCTCCACCTCGTGAGAGACCCGCAGGATCTCCAGCGGCTCCTCGACGGTCGAGGTGTGGCAGTTGACGCCGACGATCTTCTTGTCGCCCTTCTCCAGCGCCCGCTGGTAGGTGAAGGCGGCCTCGGCGATCTCGGACATGAACCAGCCGTCCTCGATGCCGCGCAGCAGCCCGGAGGTGATCGAACCGTCGGAGCCCATGTCGCGGATCCGGGTGAAGACGGCCTCGGCCTCGGCCTCGATCCGGTCGGTCAGCGCCTCGACGTACCAGGAGCCGCCGAGCGGGTCGGCGACGTTGGCGACACCGGTCTCCTCCATGATCACCTGCTGGGTGCGCAGCGCGATCTCCGCCGCCTTCTCGCTGGGCAGCGCCAGCACCTCGTCCAGCGCGTTGGTGTGCAGGGAGTTGGTGCCGCCGAGCACGGCCGACAGCGCCTCGAGGGCCGTACGGACGATGTTGTTGTCCGGCTGCTGCGCCGTCAGCGACACACCGGCGGTCTGGGTGTGGAAGCGCAGCCACTGCGCCTTGTCCGTCCTGGCACCGTAGACGTCGCGCATCCAGCGGGCCCAGATCCGCCGGGCGGCGCGGAACTTCGCGATCTCCTCGAAGAAGTCCAGGTGGGCGTCGAAGAAGAACGACAGGCCGGGGGCGAAGTCGTCCACGTCGAGGCCGCGCGACTGCCCGAGCTCGACGTAGCCGAAGCCGTCGGCGAGGGTGAACGCGAGCTCCTGCGCGGCGGTCGAGCCCGCCTCGCGGATGTGGTAGCCCGACACGCTCAGCGGCTTGTACGCCGGGATGTGCTCGACGCAGTACTCCATCAGGTCGCCGATCAGGCGCAGGTGCGGCTCGGGCGGGAAGAGCCATTCCTTCTGGGCGATGTACTCCTTGAAGATGTCGGTCTGCAGCGTGCCGTTGAGCACCGAGGGGTCGACGCCCTGGCGCTCGGCGGCGACGAGGTACATGCAGAAGACCGGGACGGCGGGCCCGCTGATCGTCATCGACGTCGTGACGTCGCCGAGCGGGATGTCGGAGAAGAGCACGTCCATGTCGGCGGCCGAGTCGATCGCCACCCCGCAGTGGCCGACCTCGCCGAGGGACCGGGCGTCGTCGGAGTCGCGGCCCATCAGGGTCGGCATGTCGAACGCGACGGAGAGCCCGCCGCCGCCGGCGGCCAGGATCATCTGGTAGCGCTCGTTGGTCTGCTGGGCGTTGCCGAAGCCGGCGAACTGCCGGATGGTCCAGGTGCGCCCGCGGTAGCCGGTGGGGTGCAGGCCGCGGGTGAACGGGTACTCACCCGGCCAGCCGATGCGCTCGAAGCCGGCCACGGCGTCGTTCTCGCCCGGGCCGTAGACCGGGTCCACCGGGTCGCCGGACAGCGTGGTGAAGTCGGCGTCGCGCACCCGGGAGGCGGCGAACCGCTCCTGCCAGCGGCGGCGTCCGGCCTCGATCTCGGCGGCGTCCACGACGCTCCTCCACGGGTGTCGACGATGTGACAGGGACCGGCAGCCGTCGCGGCGCGCGGTCATGTCCCTTTCGTGCCCCGAGAGTACCCGTCGGCCCCTACCCTGCGAGAGGTGGAGAGGGGTGACCGGTCCCCAGGGGTCCGGCTCCATCGATCCCCGGCCGCCGAGGTGAACCGGCCGGGGCGCTTCGGCGTCCTTGGCCTCGACGACATCGTCCCGGGCATGAGCACCAGGGACCTGATCCGACGGGCGGACACGAGATGGCCGGTGTGGCGGTGACAGCGGGTGCCCCCGGGGCAGCCGCCACCGCCCTGTCCCGCGACGAGGCCGCCCGGGTCCTCTGGAACCAGCACTACGGCCCGCTGGCCGGCTGGTGCGCCGCCCTGGTCGGCGACCGCGACGCCGCGCACGACATCGCGTCCGAGGCCTTCACCCGGCTGCTGTCCCGCTGGATGACGGTCCACGACCCCAAGGGCTACCTCTACGTGACCGCGACGAACCTGGTGCGCGACCGCTGGCGCCGGGAGCAGCGCGATCGCCGGCTCTGCCAGCGCATCGAGGAGCGCACCGAGACCAGCACGCCCGCGTGCGACCCGTGGCTGCGCGACCTGGTCGAGCGGCTGCCGGAGCGGATGCGGGTGCCGGTGCTGCTGCACTACTACGCGGACCTGAGCATCGCCGAGGTGGCCGGCGCCCTGCACCGGCCGGAGGGCACGGTCAAGCGGATGCTGTACGACGCCCGGGCCCGCCTGCTGAGCATGATCGAGAGCAGCGAGGGCGGCGGGAGGATCGAGTGAACGAGCTCCCCCGCAAGCGGATCGAGCCGCTCAGCCCGCCGACCGGCGAGCTGGAGCGGGTGCTTGCCCGTGCGCGCTACCGACGGCACCGGCGGGCCTTCGCGCTGCTGACCGTCTCGGTGGTCTTCGTGGCCGGCCTCGGTGGCGGCTTCGCCCTCGGCCGCGACGTGCCACGCGAGGTCGTCGACGCCGTCGACAACCTGACCGACGGGGTGTCCGGCGAGACCACGACCACCAGCGCACCGCCGCCGGCCAGCTCGGCAGCCACCCGGACGCCGAAGGGCAGCCGGACCGAGGACGCCGCGGCGACCGGCGCTGACGTGGTGCGGACCCGGCCGGAGCCGGGCAGCCTGGCCTACCACGGCCAGGCTCTCGGTAGCGCCGGTCAACCCGCGGCCGGGCTCTACGTCTACGTCGGGGTGCCGGACATCGACGGCTTCCTGCCCAGCGGCTGGGCCGTCGGCCGGACCGACAAGAAGGGGCAGTTCACGATCGTCTGCCCGCACGCCCCCGTGCTGCTGGCCCCCTGGCCGTTGCTGGGGGACGCCAAGTCCAAGGCCCGCAACGTCAGCTGGGCCGCGACGTTCGTCGGTGGCGCCACCGACCCGACGGTCGCGGAGGCAGTCCCCTGCACCCGCAGCAACACGGTCGATGTCACCCGCATGGGGCGCGGCTCGGCGGTCGAGGGCGACGTCCACATCCCCGACTCCTGCATCGACGGCGAGATCAGCATGTGGGTGTGGCTGAACGGGGTCCGCGCCGTCCACCTCAAGGTCCAGGATCTCCGGGACGGCGACCACTTCCGGGTGTCGGGCCTCCCGCCCGGCCGGCACGTGCTGGGCGCCAACGGACGGCTGCACCCGGTGACGGTCGGGGGCGGGGACACCTTCACCCAGGACGTGACCTTCTTCTGCGACGACCCGGAGCCGACGTCCGAGCCCAGCCCCACCGATTCGACCTCCACCCCGACCAGCACCTCCGACCCGACCCAGTCCACGGCCAGCCCGACGGGCACGGCCACCGGCACCGCCGAGCCGAGCACCAGCACGACTCCCTAGTCCTCGTGAGTGAGCCCCTCGACCAGGCGGTCGGCCGCGGCGTACGGGTCGGTCCGGCCGGCGACGACCTCGGCGGCCAGCTCGTCCAGGCCGGCCCCCCCGTGCGGCGAACGGACGTCGCCCATCCGGGCCCGCAGCGCCGTGACCGCGATGGCCTCGACCTCGTCGGCGGCCCGCCGCAGCCTCCGGCGGGCCAGCTCCCCGGACTCCTCGAGCCAGCCGCGGTGCTTGTCCAGCGACTCGACGACCTCGTCGACGCCCTCGCCCCGGGCCGCGACGGTCTTGGCGATCGGCGGCCGCCAGTCGCCCGGCTGACGGCGCTCGCCGAGGGTCAGCATGTGCCGCAGCTCCCGCACAGTAGCGTCGGCGCCGTCGCGGTCGGCCTTGTTGACGACGTAGACGTCACCGACCTCGAGGATGCCCGCCTTGGCCGCCTGGATCGCGTCGCCCATGCCCGGCGCCAGCAGGACGACGGTGGTGTCGGCCAGCCCCGCGACCTCGACCTCGGACTGACCGACGCCCACGGTCTCGACCAGCACCACGTCGCAGCGGGCCGCGTCGAGGACCCTTAGCGCCTGCGGCGTCGACCAGGACAGACCACCGAGGTGGCCGCGGCTGGCCATCGAGCGGATGTAGACGTCCGGGTCGAGCGCGTGCTCCTGCATCCGGACCCGGTCACCGAGCAGCGCACCCCCGGAGAACGGCGAGGACGGGTCCACGGCGAGGACGCCCACCCGCTTGCCGAGGCCGCGGTAGGCGCCCACCAGCGCGCTCGTCGTCGTGGACTTGCCCACGCCGGGTGCCCCGGTGAGGCCGACCACGGCGGCCTGCCCGCCGTAAGGGACCAGCGCCGCCATCGCCTCGCGCAGCAGCGGCGACGCGTCCTCGACCAGCGAGATCAGCCGCGCCACCGACCGCGCGTCGCCCTCGCGGGCCCGCCGCACGAGCTCGTCGACGTCGGGAGCCCGGCGGTCGGCGGCCACGCCGCTCAGGAGGCGGCAGGCACGCGCAGGACGAGCGCGTCGCCCTGGCCGCCGCCGCCGCAGAGGGCCGCGGCTCCGAGGCCACCACCGCGTCGCCGGAGCTCCAGCGCGAGCGTGAGGACCAGCCGCGCGCCGCTCATGCCGATCGGGTGCCCCATGGCGATCGCCCCGCCGTTGACATTGACCTTGTCGGAGTCCAGGCCGAGCTCGCGCATCGACTGGATGCCCACCGAGGCGAACGCCTCGTTGATCTCCACCAGGTCGAGGTCGGAGACGTCGAGGGACTCCTTGGCCAGGGCGGCCTTGATCGCGTTGGCGGGCTGCGACTGGAGGCTCGCGTCCGGGCCGGCCACGACACCGTGCGCACCGATCTCGGCCAGCCAGCTCAGGCCCAGCTCCTCGGCCTTGTCCCGGCTCATGACGACGACGGCCGCCCCGCCGTCCGAGATCTGCGACGACGACCCGGCGGTGATCGTGCCGTCGGCCGAGAACGCGGGCCGCAGCTTGGCGAGCAGGTCGGCGGTGGTGTCGGCCCGCACGCCCTCGTCGGTGGTGAAGACGACCGGGTCACCCTTCCGCTGCGGGATCTCGACGGGGACGATCTCGTCGTCGAACAGCCCGTTCTTGGCCGCCTCGGCGGCCCGCTGGTGGGACAGCGCGGAGAAGGCGTCCTGGTCCTCGCGGCTGATGCCCAGGCGGGCGTTGTAGCGCTCGGTCGACTCGCCCATCGCGCACTGGTCGAACGCGCAGAACAG
It contains:
- a CDS encoding alpha-glucosidase C-terminal domain-containing protein → SSTSLLHWTRRMIEVRKQNPAFGLGTWEDMGGSNPSVLSFVREFGDDIVLCVNNLSRFPQPVELDLRRWERYQPIELLGTVHFPLIGELPYLLTLAGHGFYWFRLNPPEGES
- a CDS encoding aminoglycoside phosphotransferase; this translates as MAARLDTEVLAGHLANQRWFAGKGRAWSVTDVRTVAELRAPGPDAPGVRIDLIQVTYDDGGTETYQQPLTSYPAEAEHLSHAFVGNEDDGAGGTRWLYDALHDKDSTSLWIEGIATGRIGPGYAFHREPTATGLPPGGPSIVVGAEQSNTSLIFGDTLILKVFRKVSPGLNPDIEMHSALAAAGSTHIAAPLGWLEGVWERSDGEPTTASLAMSQEFLKGATDGWELALTSVRDLYADADLHADEVGGDFAGEAHRLGAATAEVHAALARVLPTGRLEGKELAALADGMRSRLDRAAAEVSDLAPYADALRSAFDDVAAVDEPVPVQRIHGDFHLGQVMRTLLGWKLLDFEGEPARPLDERRRLETPVKDVAGMLRSFDYAARHLLADHPADLQRAYRATEWAERNRDAFLTGYAEAGGEDPRRQPVLLRAFETDKAVYEVLYEARNRPTWLHIPMAAIDRLAGEHRDG
- the glgB gene encoding 1,4-alpha-glucan branching protein GlgB, which gives rise to MHRLVSGTHHDPHALLGPHLHGGAVTVRALRPWATSVAVLVGDVRHELRHESYGVWVGVLPGATVPDYRLEVAYDGPPRVVDDPYRFLPTLGEIDLHLIGEGRHEELWRVLGAHTRTYDGIAGTVHGTSFAVWAPSAQGVRLTGDFNYWDGRAHPMRAMGSTGVWELFVPGIGDGAHYKYDVLGQDGVWRQKADPVAFRAEVPPATASVVFSSDYEWGDDAWMRDRRERDPINGPMSTYEVHLGSWRQGLGYRELADELVGHVQYLGFTHVELLPVAEHPFGGSWGYQVSSYFAPTSRFGSPDDFRYLVDRLHQAGIGVIIDWVPAHFPKDAWALARFDGTALYEHPDPRRGEQLDWGTYVFNFGRTEVRNFLVSNALYWLEEYHIDGLRVDAVASMLYLDYSREPGEWVPNEFGGRENLEAVSFLQEMNATAYKRVPGIVTIAEESTAWPGVTRPTHLGGLGFGFKWNMGWMHDSLDYVSHEPVYRQYHHHQMTFSMMYAYSENYVLPISHDEVVHGKGSLLRKMPGDRWQQLANLRAYLAFMWAHPGKQLLFMGSEFGQESEWAESRSLDWWLTDNPDHRGVQTMVSDMNAVYRDSPALWSQDVDPDGFQWIDANDAGNNVFSFLRWGSDGSAVACIANFSAVPHEGYRVGLPTAGRWDEVLNTDAETYVGSGVGNLGAVEADGDGWHAQPASATLRVPPLGTVWLRRAAG
- a CDS encoding GNAT family N-acetyltransferase; protein product: MAVRLVYETHSTTLDNEAGVCTGWQPGSLSAAGIRNAEQLGTRRRDDGIDLVVSSDLHRAVQTVDIAFADSPVPRRTDPRLREVDFGELTGAPIDVVHAQRRRRVDVPFPGGQSYRQVVEGVRELLGELARDHDGERMLLVGHAATRYALDHLLTGRPLARAAAAPFAWREGWEYVLEDRLPTIEVLDGPGALAVLDELNQVYRTAFAREPYAESDERVRQIMTEQLPRHAGWEGFRCAVVRERGRLLGFCYGFTGRAGQWWTDQVTARVSEALAREWMGGHLEVVELAVDPVAQGRGFGAALVDLLLEGAEEERALLCTWPRGDGRLPAPRLYARLGWELLQEEVLPDRDLWGVRIHG
- a CDS encoding tetratricopeptide repeat protein, whose amino-acid sequence is MSQPTFNPYGAVDLSALAARPAAGPAGPAPVPGGVVVDVTEADFQAVVVEQSMTVPVVIDFWADWCGPCKQLSPVLERLADADQGRWLLAKIDVDANPRLGQAFQVQGIPAVFAVVKGQPIPLFEGALPEAQVRQYLDELLKVAEANGVTGRVVGGETEPVVDEEPAADPRYDEAYDAIERGDLDAAAAAYRALLADDPADADAQAGLGQVELMRRTQGVDPAAARARAAEAPDDVAAQAAAADLDLLDGHVEEAFARLVDLVARSSGDDRDAARTHLVGLFELVGSQDERVARARTALANALF
- a CDS encoding methylmalonyl-CoA mutase family protein, with protein sequence MDAAEIEAGRRRWQERFAASRVRDADFTTLSGDPVDPVYGPGENDAVAGFERIGWPGEYPFTRGLHPTGYRGRTWTIRQFAGFGNAQQTNERYQMILAAGGGGLSVAFDMPTLMGRDSDDARSLGEVGHCGVAIDSAADMDVLFSDIPLGDVTTSMTISGPAVPVFCMYLVAAERQGVDPSVLNGTLQTDIFKEYIAQKEWLFPPEPHLRLIGDLMEYCVEHIPAYKPLSVSGYHIREAGSTAAQELAFTLADGFGYVELGQSRGLDVDDFAPGLSFFFDAHLDFFEEIAKFRAARRIWARWMRDVYGARTDKAQWLRFHTQTAGVSLTAQQPDNNIVRTALEALSAVLGGTNSLHTNALDEVLALPSEKAAEIALRTQQVIMEETGVANVADPLGGSWYVEALTDRIEAEAEAVFTRIRDMGSDGSITSGLLRGIEDGWFMSEIAEAAFTYQRALEKGDKKIVGVNCHTSTVEEPLEILRVSHEVERQQNRVLADRRAGRDQEAIAGSLRRMVEVARGDGNLVPPMLDAVRAEATLGEICDALRAEWGDYREPPRF
- a CDS encoding RNA polymerase sigma factor, whose product is MTAGAPGAAATALSRDEAARVLWNQHYGPLAGWCAALVGDRDAAHDIASEAFTRLLSRWMTVHDPKGYLYVTATNLVRDRWRREQRDRRLCQRIEERTETSTPACDPWLRDLVERLPERMRVPVLLHYYADLSIAEVAGALHRPEGTVKRMLYDARARLLSMIESSEGGGRIE
- the meaB gene encoding methylmalonyl Co-A mutase-associated GTPase MeaB; translation: MAADRRAPDVDELVRRAREGDARSVARLISLVEDASPLLREAMAALVPYGGQAAVVGLTGAPGVGKSTTTSALVGAYRGLGKRVGVLAVDPSSPFSGGALLGDRVRMQEHALDPDVYIRSMASRGHLGGLSWSTPQALRVLDAARCDVVLVETVGVGQSEVEVAGLADTTVVLLAPGMGDAIQAAKAGILEVGDVYVVNKADRDGADATVRELRHMLTLGERRQPGDWRPPIAKTVAARGEGVDEVVESLDKHRGWLEESGELARRRLRRAADEVEAIAVTALRARMGDVRSPHGGAGLDELAAEVVAGRTDPYAAADRLVEGLTHED
- a CDS encoding acetyl-CoA C-acetyltransferase; the encoded protein is MAGSVIVAGARTPMGRLLGSLKDFSGADLGAVAIKGALEKAGVAPDQVDYVIMGQVLQAGAGQITARQAAVKAGIPMTVPALTINKVCLSGLDAVALADQLIRAGEFDIVVAGGMESMTQAPHLLPKSRSGYKYGAVELVDAMAHDGLFCAFDQCAMGESTERYNARLGISREDQDAFSALSHQRAAEAAKNGLFDDEIVPVEIPQRKGDPVVFTTDEGVRADTTADLLAKLRPAFSADGTITAGSSSQISDGGAAVVVMSRDKAEELGLSWLAEIGAHGVVAGPDASLQSQPANAIKAALAKESLDVSDLDLVEINEAFASVGIQSMRELGLDSDKVNVNGGAIAMGHPIGMSGARLVLTLALELRRRGGGLGAAALCGGGGQGDALVLRVPAAS